The region GCCATCTGCCCGCCGGTCATGCCGTAGATCATGTTGTTGGCGCAGATGACCGTGAGGTCCAGGTTGCGCCGGGCGGCGTGAATCAGGTGGTTGCCCCCGATACTGGCCAGGTCGCCGTCGCCCGAGACCACGATCACCTTCAGGTCCGGGTTGGCTTTTTTCACGCCGCTGGCGAAAGCCACCGCCCGGCCGTGCAGGGTGTGTAGGGTGTCGGCCGCGAAGTTGGGGCTGGGAATCCAGGCCGCGCAGCCGATGCCCGAGACGAACACCGTTTGGTCCATGTCCAGGCCCAGCTGGTCGATGGCCCGGAGCAGCGAGCCCATGAGCACGCCGTGGCCGCAGCCGGGACAGAAAGGCGTGGTGACCACCTCGGGCCGCAGGTACTTCTCCATGGAGCGGGCCATCAGCACATCTCCTTTAGGGCGGCCAGGATGCTCGCCGGGCTGATGGTGCTGCCGTTGACCTGGGTCAGGGAGCGCACCGGGGTGCTCCCGGCATAGGCCCGGACCAGGCCGTCCACCTGGCCCAGGTTCATCTCCGGCACCAGGAAGCCCTTGATGCCCCCGGCCACCCGGCTGATCAGCTCGTTGTCAAAGGGCCAGATGGTTATCAGGCGCAACAGCCCCGCCTTGATGCCCGCTTGGCGGGCGGCGCGCACCGCGCTAAGGGCGGAGCGGGCGGTGAAGCCGTAGGCCACCACCACCAGCTCGGCGTCGTCCAGGTGATAGCCCTCGTGGCGGCAGATCTCGTTCTTGCGGCTCAAGACCTTGTTGCTCAGGCGGCGCACCAGGGCGTCGTGGAAAGCGGGCCCTTCCGTCTTGCGGAAGCCGAAGCGGTCGTGGGTGGAGCCGGTGACCATGAGCTTCTCGCCGTCGCCAAAGGAGGGCATGGAGGGGATGCCCGCCGGGTCGTCAGTGCCGAAAGGCGGCTCGCCGGGCACGTAGTCCCGGTTGTAGACCTCCACCGTTTCGGGCATGTCCACCCGCTCGCGCAGATGGCCGGTGGCTTCCTCGGCCAGGAGGAAGGCGGGCACCCGCAGGCGCTCGGAGAGGTTGAAGGCCTCCACGGTCAGCGAGAACATCTCCTGCACCGACCAGGGGCTGAGCGCCACCACCTGGTAGTCGCCGTGGGAGCCCCACTTGACCGCCATGATGTCGCCCGCGCCCACCTTGGTGGCCTGTCCGGTGCAGGGGCCGGCCCGCTGCACGTCCACCACCACCACCGGGGTCTCGGTGAAGGCGGCGTAGCCCAGGCACTCCTGCATGAGGCTCACGCCCGGGCCGCTGGTGGCGGTCATGGCCTTGGCCCCGGTCCAGGAAGCGCCCACCACCGAGGAGATGGAGGCGATCTCGTCCTCCATCTGCAGGAAGGCGCCGCCCCGGGCCTCCAGCTCCCGGCTCATGTATTCCATGATCTCCGAGGAGGGAGTGATGGGATAGCCGCCGTAGAAGCGGCACCCGGCGGCGATGGCCCCCTCGGCGGCCGCGTCGTTGCCGGACAGGTAGCGCCTGCCGGCTTGCACGGGGTTGTTTACGGTGCTTAGTGGCATTTGGCAGGAATCTCCGGCATCCTAATACGAGTTACCCCAGCGCGAAACCAGGCCATTGCCCCGGCCGGCTGGCGAATACGCGGGGAGCGGGCATCGCAACTTGCCAGAATTACAGGACAATATGGCTTGGCAAAACAATATTTGTTTTTTTATAACATTTGCCATAAAAAGGTGCAATGGTTTTTGCCGGGCTGAGGGGGCCGGGCACTTGCCTGCCAGTTCATCTTCCTCCCCCGTTCTCGGGCAAGGGGGCCAAAAGTGACCGCAAGCAACCAGGCCGCAGCGGAGGCATCGGCGTATCGCCAGAGCCGCCGCTGGCTGGTTTTCGTGCTCAGTTCCTGCCTGTTCCTATGCTCCCAGTTCTACCGCGTCTCCGGGGCCATCATCGCCCCCCAGCTTCAGGCCGACCTGGGCCTGGACGCCGAGCAGCTGGGCTTCTTGGGGGCGGCCTTTTTCTATTCCTTCGCCGCCGCCCAGATCCCCCTGGCCCTGTACCTGGACCGCCTGGGCGCCCGCCTGACCATGACCCTTCTCTCCCTGCTGGGAGGGGTGGGGGCCATGGTCTTCGCCATGGCCGACACCATGCTGGGCGCCTCGGTGGGCAGGCTCTTGATCGGCCTGGGCATGGCGGGCAACCTCATGGGCCCCATGAAGCTGTTCACCAACTGGTTCTCGCCCCGGGAGTTCGCCACCCTCACCGGCCTGATCTTCTCCATCGGCACCATGGGCAACATGCTGGCCGCCACCCCCCTGGCCTATCTGGCCGAGATGGTGGGTTGGCGTTGGGCCTTCGTGGTCATCGGCATCTTCACCATCACCGTGGCCCTACTGTTCTGGTGGCTGGTGCGCGAGCATCCGCCCGGCTACCAGGAGGCCCAGGAAGGGGCCGACCCCGCCCCGGCCATGAGCACCCTGCAACGCATCAAGACCCTGTTGGGCAACCGCGACTACTGGTGCGCCTCCTGGGGAACCTTCTGCCGCTACGGCACCTTCGTGGCCATCCAGGGCCTGTGGGCCGGGCCCTATTTGGTGGAAGGCCTGGGCTATTCCTCGGTGAAGGCGGGCAACCTGCTGCTCTTGCTCAACCTGGGCATGATCATCGGCTCGCCCCTGGGCGGCTGGCTCTCGGACCGCGTGCTGGACACCCGCAAGTGGATGGCGGTGATCGGCATGAGCGGGCTGGCCGTGGCCGAGCTGTGCCTGACCCTGGGCTGGGCCACCTCCAGCGAGGTGCTCCTGGGCGGCCTGCTCTTCTGCATGGGCATGTCCAGCTCCTGGGGCGCGATCATCTACGCCCACATCAAGGAGGTGATGCCCTCCCAGATGAGCGGCATGGCCTTGACCGGGGTGAACTTCTTCACCATGGCCGGCGGCGGGGTTTTCCTGCATCTCATGGGCCTGGCGGTGCAGTTCCACGCCCCGGAGAACGCGGTGGGCATAGAGCGCTACGCTCCGGCCTTCGGCATAGCCACCATAGCCATGGCCTCGGCTGTGGTATTCTATTTATTCAGCCGGGACGCGCCCCGTCAGGGCAAGAGTGCCCCGGCCCCCCGGGCCTAGGGGCGGCCGCTCCCGGTTTTGCATTGACACCCGCCCCTCGCGTGCTTAGCTTTTTTTAAATCGCCACCATCAAACGGGGAGCCCCACACGCCATGAAACGCCTAAGCTGCCTATGCCTGACGTTGCTGGGACTGTCGTGCTGCCTGCTCATGGCCGGCACGGCCCGGGCCCAAGACATGACCTCCTGGTTCGACACCACCCTGGGGGACATGAAATCCAACATCTCCTATGAAGGCAGCTACTCGCCGGACCGCACGGTGGAGGGCCAGGAAGTGGACATGGGTTACCTGGAGAACTCGCTCCGCTTCGTCTTTCCGGTATGGCAGAACTCGCGCCACGAGTTCTCCATCAACGGCCGCGCCGCCCTGATGGCGGTGAACACCGACGCCATCCTGCCCCAGAGCAACCGGCCTTTCCCCGACGATTTATGGGACTTGCGCGCCGGGGCCAGCTACCGCTACAAGCTGGACCGGGGATGGGTGGCCGCGGCCAACCTGACCATCGGCTCGCCCAGCGACAAGCCCTTCAACAAGCTAGACGACACCTCCATCGGGGCCACCGCCTCGCTGATGGTGCCCCAGAGCAAGCGCCACTACTGGCTGTTTTTCGTCAACTACAGCAACACCCGCGACTTTTTGGCCGGCATTCCCATCCCCGGCGTGGCCTACTCCTACACCACCGGCAAGGAGCTTTGGCTGCTTTTGGGTCTGCCCCTGGCCATGGTGCGCTGGCGGCCCGACCCCAAATGGACCTTGGCCGCCACCTACATCTACCCCCGCAGCGTCATCACCCGCATCGGCTACCGCATACTGCCTTGGCTGGAGCCCTACGTGGGCTTTGACTGGACCTACCAGCGCTGGTTCCTCAGCGACCGCAGTGACACCAAGGACCGCTGGTTCTTCTATCAAAAGGAAGGCAAGGCCGGCCTGAGGGTGCACTTCAACCGCGACTTGAAGCTGGATCTCTCCGGGGCCTACGCCTTTGACCGCCTGTGGTTTGAGGGCAACGACTACGATGACCGCGACCAGGACCGCATAAACCTGGAGAACGGCTTGGTGGTCAGCCTGGCCCTGAGATGGTCCTTCTAAGGCCGGCTTGGCCAGGCGGCGGCGAGCAGCAGATGGAGGCGTAGCCTAAGCTACGTCGAGGCTGGAGCGAAGCCGCCAACCCAGCATCCCGGCCTCTGGCGACGCCGGTTAAATAAAAAACGCCCGCCGAGGGGAACCCGAAGGTTCCGCCGGCGGGCGCTGGCTTTAGTAGCCGCGCTTCAACAGCGCATGGCTACTTCTTTTTCTTGGGGGCGGCCTTTTTCTTGGCCGGCTTCTTCCTGAGCTTGGCGGCCATCTCGTCCACTTCCTCGGCACCGTGCTCCAGCCACTTTTCCTCGTCCGGCCAGAGGATCTTGATCAGGCGCTGGAACTCGCCGGCGTGTTCTTTTTCCTCGTCCGCGATGTCCTGCAGAACCGCCTTGGCCAGCTTGTTGGTGGTGGCGTCGGCCAGGGCCTCATAAAGATGGATCGCCTCCTGCTCGGCGGCCAGGGAAAGACGCAGGGCGCGGGCCAGTTCGCGGTTGGTCAGCTTGCGGCCCGGAGTCACACCGGAGAAGGGATTCAAAAACTCGGCCATTGCTTGTCTCCTTTCGGGCACGGGCGCGGCATCGCGCGCCCGCTGATATGTGGTCTCACTAAAATTATTATAGACACCATTCACCGGGGATTACAAAGAACCGGCGGGTTGACGGGCCGGAAGCCCTGGCCTACAGTAGCCGCACCCCAGCGAGGAAAGAGAGCCCATGAGCCCCGAGCCCAGCACACCGCCCCTCGACCCGGCCGCCTTTCAAAAGGCCCTGGCCGAGCTGTGGTCCCAGGCCGACGGCGCCTTTGCCCAGGTGGCCCAGGCCTTTCCGGCCGAGGTTAAATGCGGCTCCGGCTGCGACGACTGCTGCCGCGCGGTGTTCGACCTCACCCCGGCCGAGGTGCTGGGCCTGGCCCTGGCCTTCCGCGCCCTGCCCCGGGCCGAACGCCGCGAGGCCCTGCGCCGGGCCGAAAAGGCCGCCGCCGAGTTCGACAAGATCACCCGCCTGGCCCTGAACCAGCCCGAGGAGGAGCGCCTGAAAACCTTCTCGCGGGCGCGGGTGGCCTGCCCTCTGCTGCAAAAGGGCCGTTGCCTGCTCTACGCCTCCCGGCCCCTGACCTGCCGCATCTATGGCGTGCCCGTGGCCGCCGCCGGGGGAGGCCACGCCTGCCCCCGCTCGGGTTTCGACCAGGGCGAGAGCTACCCCACCGTGGACTGGG is a window of Desulfarculaceae bacterium DNA encoding:
- a CDS encoding YkgJ family cysteine cluster protein, producing MSPEPSTPPLDPAAFQKALAELWSQADGAFAQVAQAFPAEVKCGSGCDDCCRAVFDLTPAEVLGLALAFRALPRAERREALRRAEKAAAEFDKITRLALNQPEEERLKTFSRARVACPLLQKGRCLLYASRPLTCRIYGVPVAAAGGGHACPRSGFDQGESYPTVDWDLVQQALNRLSAMALELAPSLRQERIDLARALIWASEQA
- a CDS encoding MFS transporter, which gives rise to MTASNQAAAEASAYRQSRRWLVFVLSSCLFLCSQFYRVSGAIIAPQLQADLGLDAEQLGFLGAAFFYSFAAAQIPLALYLDRLGARLTMTLLSLLGGVGAMVFAMADTMLGASVGRLLIGLGMAGNLMGPMKLFTNWFSPREFATLTGLIFSIGTMGNMLAATPLAYLAEMVGWRWAFVVIGIFTITVALLFWWLVREHPPGYQEAQEGADPAPAMSTLQRIKTLLGNRDYWCASWGTFCRYGTFVAIQGLWAGPYLVEGLGYSSVKAGNLLLLLNLGMIIGSPLGGWLSDRVLDTRKWMAVIGMSGLAVAELCLTLGWATSSEVLLGGLLFCMGMSSSWGAIIYAHIKEVMPSQMSGMALTGVNFFTMAGGGVFLHLMGLAVQFHAPENAVGIERYAPAFGIATIAMASAVVFYLFSRDAPRQGKSAPAPRA
- a CDS encoding 2-oxoacid:acceptor oxidoreductase subunit alpha → MPLSTVNNPVQAGRRYLSGNDAAAEGAIAAGCRFYGGYPITPSSEIMEYMSRELEARGGAFLQMEDEIASISSVVGASWTGAKAMTATSGPGVSLMQECLGYAAFTETPVVVVDVQRAGPCTGQATKVGAGDIMAVKWGSHGDYQVVALSPWSVQEMFSLTVEAFNLSERLRVPAFLLAEEATGHLRERVDMPETVEVYNRDYVPGEPPFGTDDPAGIPSMPSFGDGEKLMVTGSTHDRFGFRKTEGPAFHDALVRRLSNKVLSRKNEICRHEGYHLDDAELVVVAYGFTARSALSAVRAARQAGIKAGLLRLITIWPFDNELISRVAGGIKGFLVPEMNLGQVDGLVRAYAGSTPVRSLTQVNGSTISPASILAALKEMC